The Litorilinea aerophila genome has a window encoding:
- a CDS encoding mandelate racemase/muconate lactonizing enzyme family protein: protein MKITRIESLTFERLPRLLLVRVHTDAGLIGLGETYDKVPGAQGALHGTLAPILLGNDPRDIERLWHFCFDNILYHGYAGAELRALSAVEMALWDILGKSLNAPVYKLLGGAVRPSVSTYNTCIGHPPVDDYSRWHQDAGELARELAAEGITGVKIWPFDRFSVESFGQSIRPEQIEAGLEPVRQIRQAMGTDFRIGIECHFRWNRAAMEQICYALEPYNIYFVEDPLRAVTPAEIKRLSQATRIPIVGSETLLSRFQIRDWIVEGATQVVMTDLAWTGGIAETKRIAALAEAFGIPLVLHNAGGPITHMASLHVAANIRNLFELETVRAFYRTYFQELTDVQVQVQNGHVPLPPDRPGLGVELLPQVWERDDLRVAVSEGEGRAVGIREMGDSWSRPDIRL, encoded by the coding sequence ATGAAGATCACCCGAATCGAATCCCTGACCTTCGAGCGCCTGCCCCGGCTTCTGCTGGTGCGGGTGCATACGGACGCCGGCCTCATCGGCCTGGGCGAAACCTACGACAAGGTGCCCGGCGCCCAGGGCGCCCTGCACGGCACCCTGGCGCCCATCCTGCTGGGCAACGACCCCCGGGACATCGAGCGGCTCTGGCACTTCTGTTTTGATAATATCCTCTACCACGGCTACGCCGGCGCAGAGCTGCGCGCCCTCTCCGCTGTGGAGATGGCCCTGTGGGACATCCTGGGCAAGTCCCTGAACGCGCCCGTCTACAAGCTGCTGGGTGGCGCGGTGCGCCCCAGCGTGAGCACCTACAACACCTGCATCGGCCACCCGCCGGTGGACGACTACAGCCGTTGGCACCAGGACGCCGGGGAACTGGCCCGGGAGCTGGCGGCAGAGGGCATCACCGGCGTCAAGATCTGGCCCTTCGACCGCTTCAGCGTGGAGAGCTTCGGCCAGTCCATCCGGCCAGAGCAGATCGAGGCCGGCCTGGAGCCCGTGCGCCAGATTCGCCAGGCCATGGGGACGGACTTCCGCATCGGCATCGAATGTCACTTCCGCTGGAACCGGGCCGCCATGGAGCAGATCTGCTATGCGCTGGAGCCGTACAACATCTACTTCGTGGAGGATCCCCTGCGCGCGGTCACGCCGGCGGAAATCAAGCGGCTGAGCCAGGCCACCCGCATCCCCATTGTGGGCAGCGAGACCTTGCTCAGTCGCTTTCAGATTCGAGACTGGATCGTGGAAGGCGCCACCCAGGTCGTCATGACCGACCTGGCCTGGACCGGCGGCATCGCCGAGACCAAACGGATCGCGGCCCTGGCGGAAGCCTTTGGCATCCCGCTGGTGCTCCACAATGCGGGCGGCCCCATCACCCACATGGCCTCCCTGCACGTGGCGGCCAACATCCGCAACCTCTTCGAACTGGAGACGGTGCGGGCCTTCTACCGCACCTACTTCCAGGAGCTGACCGACGTCCAGGTCCAGGTCCAGAACGGCCACGTGCCCCTGCCGCCGGACCGGCCCGGCCTGGGGGTGGAGCTGCTGCCCCAGGTGTGGGAGCGGGACGACCTGCGTGTCGCCGTCAGCGAAGGCGAAGGCAGGGCCGTGGGCATCCGGGAGATGGGCGATAGCTGGAGCCGGCCGGACATCCGCCTGTGA
- a CDS encoding mandelate racemase/muconate lactonizing enzyme family protein, whose translation MTTSVEQNVNTYSRPSDLKITDLRIANLAGLPMRCTIIRIDTNQGISGYGEVRDGASKTYALLLKSRLLGENPCNIDKIFRKIKQFGHHARQAGGVCGVEMALMDLAGKAYGVPAYQLAGGKFRDKILCYSDTPSVPDGKEMGRRLKARMEQGFKFLKMDVGIGLLRDVPGALIAPPGMLETRTVMHQFTGIQITDKGIDHLCQYVADVRSEIGYEIPLAVDHFGHIGLKSCIRLGKALDQFTLAWYEDMIPWQFPEQWAQLTQAVDTPTCTGEDIYLKEGFKPLLEHHAVDIIHPDLASSGGILETKKIGDMAQDYGIAMAMHMAGSPISCLANVHCAAATENFLVLENHSVDIPEWNELVTGLPNPLIQDGYIQVPEKPGLGFDDINEELFRKYLDPRDPIYFDQPTDAWDNEWSWDRLWS comes from the coding sequence ATGACCACCAGTGTCGAACAGAACGTCAACACCTACTCCCGTCCCTCGGACCTGAAGATCACCGACCTGCGCATCGCCAACCTGGCGGGGCTGCCCATGCGCTGCACCATCATCCGCATCGACACCAACCAGGGCATCTCCGGCTACGGCGAGGTACGGGATGGGGCCAGCAAGACCTACGCGCTGCTGCTGAAAAGCCGGCTGCTGGGTGAGAACCCCTGCAACATCGACAAGATCTTCCGCAAGATCAAGCAGTTCGGCCACCACGCCCGCCAGGCCGGCGGCGTCTGTGGCGTGGAGATGGCACTCATGGACCTGGCCGGTAAGGCCTACGGCGTGCCCGCCTATCAACTGGCCGGCGGCAAGTTCCGGGACAAGATCCTCTGCTACTCGGACACCCCCAGCGTGCCCGACGGCAAGGAGATGGGCCGGCGCCTGAAGGCCCGCATGGAGCAGGGCTTCAAGTTCCTGAAGATGGACGTGGGCATCGGCCTGCTGCGGGATGTGCCCGGCGCCCTCATCGCGCCGCCGGGCATGCTGGAGACCCGCACCGTGATGCACCAGTTCACCGGCATCCAGATCACCGACAAGGGCATCGACCACCTCTGCCAGTACGTGGCCGACGTGCGCAGCGAAATCGGCTATGAGATCCCCCTGGCCGTGGACCACTTCGGCCACATCGGCCTCAAGTCCTGCATCCGCCTGGGCAAAGCCCTGGACCAGTTCACCCTGGCCTGGTACGAGGACATGATCCCGTGGCAGTTCCCGGAACAGTGGGCCCAGCTCACCCAGGCCGTGGACACGCCCACCTGCACCGGCGAGGACATCTACCTGAAGGAAGGCTTCAAGCCCCTGCTGGAGCACCACGCGGTGGACATCATCCACCCCGACCTGGCCAGCTCCGGCGGCATCCTGGAGACCAAGAAGATCGGGGACATGGCCCAGGACTATGGCATCGCCATGGCCATGCACATGGCCGGCTCGCCCATCTCCTGCCTGGCCAATGTCCACTGCGCCGCGGCCACCGAAAACTTCCTGGTGCTGGAGAACCACTCGGTGGACATCCCCGAGTGGAACGAGCTGGTGACCGGCCTGCCCAATCCCCTGATCCAGGATGGCTACATCCAGGTGCCGGAGAAGCCCGGCCTGGGCTTCGATGACATCAACGAGGAGCTCTTCCGCAAGTACCTGGATCCCCGGGATCCCATCTACTTCGACCAGCCCACCGATGCCTGGGACAACGAGTGGTCCTGGGATCGGCTCTGGAGCTGA
- a CDS encoding aldo/keto reductase: protein MQYANLGRTGLKVSRLCLGTMNFGPHTSEADSHAIMDRALELGINFFDTANRYGRDISLGYTEEIIGRWLAKGGRRDRIVLATKVYGAMGEGVNDRGLSAYHIRKACEDSLRRLQTDHIDLYQMHHVDRSTPWEEIWQAMEQLVREGKVIYVGSSNFAGLHIAQAQFAAEKRHFLGLVSEQSLYNLSARMVELELIPACRAFGLGLIPWSPLGGGLLAGALQKAQEGRRASERMQVRIEAHRGQLEAYEDLCRRLGEEPANVALAWLLHNPAVTAPIIGPRTLEQLEGSLRALEIQLSEEVLAELDRIWPGPGGEAPEAYAW from the coding sequence ATGCAGTATGCCAATCTGGGCCGCACCGGCCTGAAAGTGAGCCGGCTCTGCCTGGGGACCATGAATTTCGGCCCCCACACCAGCGAAGCCGATAGCCACGCCATCATGGATCGGGCCCTGGAGCTGGGCATCAACTTCTTCGACACGGCCAATCGCTACGGGCGGGACATCAGCCTGGGCTACACCGAGGAGATCATCGGCCGCTGGCTGGCCAAGGGCGGCCGGCGGGACCGCATCGTCCTGGCCACCAAGGTCTACGGGGCCATGGGCGAGGGGGTCAACGACCGGGGCCTCTCCGCCTACCACATCCGCAAGGCGTGCGAGGACAGCCTGCGGCGCCTGCAGACAGACCACATCGACCTGTACCAGATGCACCACGTGGATCGCAGCACGCCGTGGGAGGAGATCTGGCAGGCCATGGAGCAGTTGGTGCGGGAAGGCAAGGTGATCTACGTGGGGAGCAGCAACTTCGCCGGCCTCCACATTGCCCAGGCCCAGTTCGCAGCCGAAAAGCGCCACTTCCTGGGGCTGGTCTCGGAGCAGAGTCTGTACAACCTGAGCGCGCGCATGGTGGAGCTGGAGCTGATCCCCGCCTGCCGGGCCTTTGGCCTGGGCCTCATCCCGTGGAGCCCCCTGGGCGGCGGGCTGCTGGCCGGCGCGCTGCAGAAGGCCCAGGAGGGCCGGCGCGCCTCAGAACGCATGCAGGTCCGCATCGAGGCCCACCGCGGCCAGCTGGAAGCGTACGAAGATCTGTGCCGCCGACTGGGAGAAGAGCCGGCCAACGTGGCCCTGGCCTGGCTGCTCCACAACCCCGCGGTGACCGCGCCCATCATCGGCCCCCGCACTTTGGAACAGCTGGAAGGCAGCCTGCGCGCCCTGGAAATTCAGCTCTCCGAGGAGGTGCTGGCCGAACTGGACCGCATCTGGCCGGGGCCGGGCGGCGAAGCGCCAGAGGCGTATGCGTGGTGA
- the dgoD gene encoding galactonate dehydratase, which produces MKITNVEAYPVWGGHRNFLFVVVDTDEGIYGVGEAGITGRELAVMGAIEHFKPLLIGQNPANIEHIWQTLFRGGFFPAQRILSAAISAIDIALWDIKGKALGVPVYELLGGKVREKVVCYPHNRGHAMEIEPLVESCLETKEEGWKFVRWGLPQDGPILEPRQAVLTAIKQFHAVREAVGDEIEICFDVHTRLDLPDALWLCREVEDTRPYFIEDPLRSENPDSFKTLRPRTHVPLAAGEQFSSKWEFRQLIEEEWIDYARIDLCIVGGITEARKIAGWCETHYIKLAVHNPLGPVSSAACLQLNLATPNVGVQEQPRKPGTTLTDVVPVQPEWEDGYLLAPTRPGLGIEFDREAARRHPFQMTELPHLRRLDGSFTNW; this is translated from the coding sequence ATGAAAATCACCAACGTGGAGGCCTATCCCGTCTGGGGTGGCCATCGGAACTTCCTCTTTGTCGTGGTGGATACGGACGAAGGAATCTACGGCGTCGGCGAGGCGGGCATTACCGGCCGGGAGCTGGCCGTCATGGGCGCCATCGAACACTTCAAGCCCCTGCTCATCGGCCAGAACCCCGCCAACATCGAGCACATCTGGCAGACCCTCTTTCGGGGCGGTTTCTTCCCCGCCCAACGGATCCTGAGCGCGGCCATCTCTGCCATCGACATCGCGCTGTGGGACATCAAAGGCAAAGCCCTGGGCGTGCCCGTCTACGAACTGTTGGGTGGTAAGGTGCGTGAGAAGGTGGTCTGCTATCCCCACAACCGGGGGCACGCCATGGAGATCGAACCGTTGGTGGAATCTTGTCTGGAAACCAAGGAAGAAGGCTGGAAGTTTGTGCGTTGGGGCCTCCCCCAGGATGGCCCCATTCTGGAGCCACGGCAGGCCGTGCTGACCGCCATCAAGCAGTTCCACGCGGTGCGGGAAGCGGTGGGGGATGAGATTGAGATCTGCTTCGACGTGCACACCCGCCTGGACCTGCCCGACGCCCTCTGGCTGTGCCGGGAGGTGGAGGACACCCGGCCATATTTCATCGAGGATCCCCTGCGCTCAGAGAATCCCGACTCCTTCAAGACCCTGCGTCCTCGTACCCATGTGCCGCTGGCTGCAGGGGAGCAGTTTAGCTCAAAATGGGAATTTCGCCAACTTATCGAGGAGGAATGGATCGACTACGCACGCATCGACCTGTGCATCGTGGGCGGCATCACCGAGGCCCGGAAGATCGCCGGCTGGTGTGAGACCCACTACATCAAGCTGGCCGTGCACAACCCCCTGGGGCCGGTCTCGTCGGCGGCGTGCCTCCAGCTCAACCTGGCCACGCCCAACGTGGGCGTCCAGGAACAGCCCCGCAAGCCCGGCACCACCCTCACCGACGTGGTGCCCGTGCAGCCAGAGTGGGAAGATGGCTACCTCCTGGCGCCCACCCGCCCCGGCCTGGGCATCGAATTCGACCGGGAGGCAGCCCGTAGACATCCCTTCCAGATGACCGAGCTGCCCCACCTGCGCCGCCTGGACGGGTCGTTCACCAACTGGTGA